One region of Pseudomonadota bacterium genomic DNA includes:
- a CDS encoding bifunctional N-acetylglucosamine-1-phosphate uridyltransferase/glucosamine-1-phosphate acetyltransferase, protein MVVDIARRLPDVEVVGLLDPDSTRWGTLHAGVPILGGDDLL, encoded by the coding sequence GTGGTGGTCGACATCGCGCGCCGCCTGCCGGATGTCGAGGTGGTGGGCCTTCTCGACCCGGATTCCACGCGGTGGGGAACGCTTCACGCCGGCGTTCCCATTCTCGGCGGCGATGACCTGCTCG
- a CDS encoding DegT/DnrJ/EryC1/StrS family aminotransferase yields MKIPQSRPDIGPLERKAVDEVVTSGVLSLGPRLREFEQRFRERLGVRHAMAVSSGTAALHLCVRAFGITEGDEVITTPFSFVASANCIEFERAVPRFVDIDPETLNIDPARIEAAIGPRTRAILPVHVFGHPAEGNAIVEIARRHGLRVIEDACEALGGAWQGQAVGTMGDAAVFGFYPNKQITCGEGGMVVTDDDEAAVLIDSMRNQGRSDDGGWLRHERLGYNYRLDEMSAAIGEVQMRRLDALLEARAQVAARYDALCADLPGVTLPPRRAGAQVSWFVYVIRLDARFDRDEVMRRLDARGVQCRPYFPSIHLQPYYARRYGYRDGDFPIAEAASARSLSLPFFGTMTDEEQVYVRDMLAAVLVELAPAPVR; encoded by the coding sequence ATGAAGATTCCGCAATCCCGGCCTGATATCGGTCCACTCGAGCGAAAGGCCGTCGACGAGGTCGTCACCTCGGGCGTGCTGAGCCTGGGGCCACGTCTGCGTGAGTTCGAGCAGCGCTTTCGCGAGCGTCTCGGCGTGCGTCATGCGATGGCGGTCAGCAGCGGCACGGCGGCGCTGCATCTCTGCGTGCGCGCGTTCGGCATCACGGAGGGCGACGAGGTCATCACCACGCCGTTCTCGTTCGTCGCGTCGGCGAACTGCATCGAGTTCGAGCGCGCGGTGCCGCGCTTCGTCGATATCGATCCGGAGACCCTCAACATCGATCCGGCGCGCATCGAGGCCGCCATCGGGCCGCGCACGCGCGCCATCCTTCCGGTACACGTCTTTGGCCATCCCGCGGAGGGGAACGCTATCGTCGAGATTGCACGGCGACACGGCCTTCGCGTGATCGAGGACGCCTGTGAGGCGCTGGGCGGGGCCTGGCAGGGGCAGGCCGTCGGAACGATGGGCGACGCGGCCGTGTTCGGCTTCTACCCCAACAAGCAGATCACGTGCGGCGAGGGCGGCATGGTCGTCACAGATGATGACGAGGCCGCCGTGCTCATCGACAGCATGCGCAACCAGGGGCGCTCCGATGATGGCGGCTGGCTCCGTCACGAGCGCCTCGGCTACAACTACCGTCTTGATGAGATGAGTGCGGCCATCGGCGAGGTGCAGATGCGACGCCTCGATGCGCTGCTCGAAGCGCGGGCCCAGGTTGCGGCGCGCTACGATGCGCTGTGCGCGGACCTCCCCGGGGTCACCCTTCCGCCTCGGCGCGCGGGAGCGCAGGTCTCCTGGTTCGTGTATGTGATCCGTCTCGATGCCCGCTTCGATCGCGACGAGGTGATGCGTCGTCTCGACGCGCGTGGCGTGCAGTGCCGCCCCTACTTCCCGTCCATCCATCTGCAGCCATACTATGCGCGCCGATACGGTTACCGAGACGGAGACTTCCCGATTGCGGAAGCCGCCTCCGCGCGTTCGCTGTCGCTGCCGTTCTTTGGCACGATGACCGATGAGGAGCAGGTCTACGTGCGCGACATGCTGGCGGCGGTCCTTGTCGAGCTGGCGCCAGCACCCGTGCGATGA
- the uvrB gene encoding excinuclease ABC subunit UvrB, whose protein sequence is MTDSPFRLVAPFPPRGDQPQAIRTLVESLNAGRRHQTLLGATGTGKTFTMASVIAEVGRPALVISPNKTLAAQLCAEFREFFPQNAVEYFVSYFDYYQPEAYIPTSDTYIEKDSSVNDEIDRLRHAATQAVLERRDVIVVASVSCIYGLGSPEDYKDAMVVLWRGHQMPRDHVLRRLVDMQFTRTTMSLDRGTFRMRGELLEIFPADEEKIIKVDFFDDEIESIQVYHPVTGEIIATPSRIVVYPAKHYVTPWHKMEKALKAIEAELVDRLAWFRERGMLLEAQRLEMRTRYDMEMLAEVGFVNGIENYSRHLTGRSPGDAPYTLLDYLPDDFICVIDESHVAVPQIGGMLPGDRSRKDNLVRFGFRLPSAYDNRPLTFDEFMSKVPQAVYVSATPGPYELRHSEMVAEQIIRPTGLVDPEISVRPVEGQIDDLIGEIRIRVERQERVLVTTLTKKMSEDLTDYLAEIGIKVRYLHSEIDTLERVQILRDLRLGAFDVLVGINLLREGLDLPEVSLVAILDADKEGFLRSETSLIQTIGRAARNVSGTVILYADQMTRSIEKAVAETERRRAIQIRYNEEHGITPSTVRKAVRDILEGLNLTPATAASNVALPQKDSLSAEQIEAFIKKLETAMKEAAKAMEFETAAAIRDEMLALRKALADKVASVPGASLEHDPSVSTGQIMAARRRQIREEARQRQAQAVATADTDPIDAPRAGAEDTRPRVEGGRPGRPAARRRKR, encoded by the coding sequence ATGACCGACTCGCCGTTCCGGCTCGTAGCCCCGTTTCCTCCCCGCGGCGACCAGCCCCAGGCCATCCGCACGCTGGTCGAGAGCCTGAACGCGGGCCGTCGACATCAAACCCTTCTGGGCGCAACCGGAACGGGCAAGACCTTCACCATGGCGTCGGTCATCGCCGAGGTCGGTCGGCCAGCCCTCGTCATCTCGCCCAACAAGACCCTCGCCGCCCAGCTCTGCGCCGAGTTCCGGGAGTTCTTCCCCCAGAACGCCGTCGAGTACTTCGTCTCGTACTTCGACTACTACCAGCCAGAGGCGTACATCCCCACCAGCGACACCTACATCGAGAAGGACTCGTCGGTGAACGACGAGATCGATCGCCTCAGACACGCCGCCACCCAGGCGGTGCTCGAGCGACGCGATGTCATCGTGGTGGCCTCGGTGTCGTGCATCTATGGCCTCGGCTCCCCTGAAGACTACAAGGACGCCATGGTGGTGCTCTGGCGCGGGCATCAGATGCCCCGCGATCACGTGCTGCGCCGCCTCGTCGACATGCAGTTCACCCGCACCACCATGTCACTCGACCGTGGCACCTTCCGCATGCGGGGCGAGCTGCTCGAGATCTTCCCGGCCGATGAGGAGAAGATCATAAAGGTCGATTTCTTCGATGACGAGATCGAGTCGATTCAGGTCTACCACCCCGTCACGGGCGAGATCATCGCCACGCCATCGCGCATCGTCGTCTACCCGGCCAAGCACTACGTCACGCCCTGGCACAAGATGGAGAAGGCGCTGAAGGCCATCGAGGCCGAGCTCGTCGACCGCCTGGCGTGGTTCCGGGAGCGCGGCATGCTGCTCGAGGCGCAGCGACTCGAGATGCGCACCCGCTATGACATGGAGATGCTGGCCGAGGTCGGCTTCGTGAACGGCATCGAGAACTACTCGCGCCATCTCACGGGGCGCTCGCCGGGCGACGCCCCGTACACGCTGCTCGACTACCTGCCCGACGACTTCATCTGCGTCATCGACGAATCACACGTGGCCGTGCCCCAGATCGGTGGCATGCTGCCCGGCGACCGCAGCCGCAAGGACAATCTCGTGCGTTTCGGGTTCCGCCTGCCCTCGGCCTACGACAACCGCCCCCTCACCTTCGACGAATTCATGTCGAAGGTGCCGCAAGCGGTCTACGTCTCGGCCACCCCTGGCCCCTACGAGCTGCGCCACAGCGAGATGGTGGCCGAGCAGATCATTCGCCCCACAGGACTGGTCGACCCGGAGATCTCCGTCCGTCCGGTGGAAGGGCAGATCGACGACCTCATCGGTGAGATCCGCATCCGTGTCGAGCGACAGGAGCGGGTGCTCGTCACCACGCTCACCAAGAAGATGTCGGAAGATCTCACCGACTACCTCGCCGAGATCGGCATCAAGGTGCGCTACCTGCACTCCGAGATCGACACCCTCGAGCGAGTGCAGATTCTCCGCGACCTGCGGCTCGGCGCGTTCGACGTTCTGGTAGGCATCAATCTGCTGCGGGAAGGCCTCGACCTGCCCGAGGTGTCGCTGGTGGCCATTCTCGACGCCGACAAGGAGGGCTTCTTGCGGTCTGAGACCTCGCTCATCCAGACCATCGGCCGCGCCGCAAGAAACGTGAGCGGAACCGTCATCCTGTATGCCGACCAGATGACGCGGTCCATCGAGAAGGCGGTGGCAGAGACCGAGCGTCGGCGGGCCATCCAGATCCGCTACAACGAGGAGCACGGCATCACACCCTCAACCGTGCGAAAGGCCGTGCGCGACATCCTCGAAGGGCTGAACCTCACCCCTGCAACCGCTGCCTCGAACGTGGCGCTTCCTCAGAAGGACAGCCTGTCCGCCGAGCAGATCGAAGCCTTCATCAAGAAGCTCGAAACCGCCATGAAAGAGGCGGCAAAGGCCATGGAGTTCGAGACCGCCGCGGCGATTCGCGACGAGATGCTCGCGCTGCGCAAGGCACTGGCCGACAAGGTGGCGAGTGTGCCCGGAGCCTCGCTGGAACACGACCCGTCGGTGTCGACCGGACAGATCATGGCCGCCCGTCGGCGTCAGATACGGGAAGAGGCCCGCCAGCGTCAGGCGCAGGCCGTTGCCACGGCCGATACCGACCCGATCGATGCGCCGCGCGCGGGCGCCGAAGACACGCGCCCGCGCGTTGAAGGCGGGAGACCGGGGCGTCCGGCCGCGCGGCGGCGGAAGCGCTAG
- a CDS encoding DUF229 domain-containing protein encodes MKAATFSVTFRANAWRSENLRIRTALTFLVYLAALLTASRQAQGSPASHKLRNANLVFIQLDTVRADYVDGATMPTLTRLASKGIAFTRALSTSTWCVPGTVSLLTALGPSRHGVYNKFVFTPGDATGPHELKLSRAVKTLPEVLRAHGYSAAAFTGQQTIDSIDGLDKRLDLHFTGERLCTFEKTGPAALAWIKTQKKPFFAFVHAYNPHGAVDMSYTGQFFSGRYRGPYRPGAAQYLKMRDQEWLNKEREGRFYVSGMGKDDVAYMRALYRERLRHTDQQLGAFMKGLAAAGILDKTIVVITSDHGEELFERDAMCHGHSLYDELIHVPLVFLFPGASSQKVSAAVRNIDALPTMLDAVGVQAPEGRDGVSLLPVIEGHAAARIDYPETDFLKMTTRRGIVDGRYKLVVTLENGTQELYDLEKDPGERVNLRAQIPYVAARLYGKLKKRFTTLP; translated from the coding sequence TTGAAAGCCGCTACGTTCTCTGTCACGTTCAGAGCAAACGCCTGGAGATCCGAAAACTTGCGAATCCGCACCGCTCTCACCTTCCTCGTGTATCTCGCGGCCCTGCTCACCGCTTCCCGGCAGGCCCAGGGATCCCCCGCTTCACACAAGCTGCGCAATGCCAACCTGGTGTTCATCCAGCTCGACACCGTGCGGGCAGACTATGTCGACGGCGCCACCATGCCAACGCTCACCCGTCTGGCCTCGAAGGGCATCGCGTTCACCCGCGCGCTCTCGACCTCGACCTGGTGCGTGCCGGGCACGGTCTCGCTTCTCACCGCTCTTGGCCCGTCGCGTCACGGGGTCTACAACAAGTTCGTCTTCACGCCGGGCGATGCCACGGGGCCCCACGAGCTCAAGCTCTCGCGTGCCGTGAAGACGCTCCCCGAAGTGCTGCGCGCGCACGGGTACAGCGCGGCGGCCTTCACCGGCCAGCAGACCATCGATTCCATCGACGGTCTCGACAAGCGCCTCGATCTGCACTTCACGGGAGAGCGCCTGTGCACGTTCGAGAAGACCGGGCCGGCCGCTCTCGCCTGGATCAAGACCCAGAAGAAGCCCTTCTTTGCCTTCGTGCACGCCTACAACCCCCACGGCGCGGTCGACATGTCGTACACGGGGCAGTTCTTCAGCGGTCGCTACCGTGGGCCGTATCGACCGGGCGCGGCGCAGTACCTGAAGATGCGCGATCAGGAATGGCTCAACAAGGAGCGTGAGGGGCGCTTCTACGTCAGCGGCATGGGAAAAGATGATGTGGCGTACATGCGTGCCCTCTACCGTGAGCGCCTGCGCCACACCGACCAGCAGCTCGGCGCCTTCATGAAGGGACTGGCGGCGGCGGGCATCCTCGACAAGACCATCGTCGTCATCACGTCTGACCACGGGGAAGAGCTCTTCGAGCGCGATGCCATGTGTCACGGACACAGTCTCTATGACGAGCTGATCCACGTTCCGCTGGTCTTTCTCTTCCCGGGGGCCTCGTCCCAGAAGGTCTCAGCTGCCGTGCGCAACATCGATGCCCTGCCCACGATGCTCGATGCCGTGGGGGTTCAGGCCCCCGAAGGGCGCGATGGGGTGAGCCTCCTGCCCGTGATCGAGGGGCACGCGGCCGCGCGGATCGACTACCCGGAGACAGATTTCCTCAAGATGACCACCCGGCGCGGCATCGTTGATGGGCGCTACAAGCTGGTGGTCACCCTCGAGAACGGCACGCAGGAGCTCTACGACCTCGAGAAGGATCCGGGGGAACGCGTCAACCTGCGCGCCCAGATACCCTACGTCGCGGCCCGTCTCTACGGCAAGCTCAAGAAGCGCTTCACCACACTCCCGTGA
- the uvrA gene encoding excinuclease ABC subunit UvrA, with the protein MGQNKIVVKGAREHNLKNIDIELPRDRFIVITGLSGSGKSSLAFDTIYAEGQRRYVESLSSYARQFLGQMEKPDVDYIEGLSPAISIDQKGASRNPRSTVGTVTEIYDYLRLLFARVGTAHCPDCNLPIAAQTTDQIVDQVLALESGTRFLVLAPMVRGRKGEYQKLFDEVRQKGFPRVRVDGVMYDLTESIPLDKNKKHTIEAVIDRMVLREGVRTRLAESLETALDLGGGSVIVAVVDSQGEMQRELLFSQKMACAACGQSYDEIAPRSFSFNSPYGACPDCTGIGHRLEVDPSLVVPDPSKSLDEGAIVPFGKPVRAYRHAPAESWFWGRLWEASARVKLDFEKPFKKLSKELQDLVLRGAASHPRFAGVHFEGAIPNLARRHKESESEYIKAEIEKYMREARCARCNGARLRSLPLAVRVNGTNIAEVTSMSVKRALAFAEQLTETFTEREMRIAHQVLKEIRARLGFLVNVGLAYLTLDRTAATLSGGEAQRIRLATQIGSHLVGVLYILDEPSIGLHQRDNRKLLDTLEALRNLGNTLVVVEHDEDTIRAADHVVDIGPGAGRHGGEVVAQGTPDEVAAHPTSITGQYLSGRLRVEVPKKRRQPKGGWLEIIGARQNNLKNIDVRVPLGVMTVVTGVSGSGKSTLVNEILHKALAQVFHGAFERPGAHDAVRGIEHLDKVIIIDQSPIGRTPRSNPATYTGVFDPIRQVFAATPEARVRGYEAGRFSFNVRGGRCEACQGQGILQIEMHFLPDVYVPCEVCKGKRYARETLEVHFKGKTIADVLEMTVDEAVELFANQPRIRGKLETLRDVGLGYVHLGQPATTLSGGEAQRVKLATELSRRATGKTLYLLDEPTTGLHFHDVARLLEVLQRLVDAGNSVLIIEHNLDIIKACDHIIDLGPEGGDGGGTVVATGTPEAVAATPASHTGRYLEPLLRQAPASAPETPTTRRGGRRKRETALA; encoded by the coding sequence ATGGGTCAGAACAAGATCGTCGTCAAAGGTGCCCGTGAGCACAACCTCAAGAACATCGACATCGAGCTCCCACGCGACCGCTTCATCGTCATCACGGGGCTGAGCGGCTCGGGCAAGTCGTCGCTGGCCTTCGATACCATCTATGCCGAAGGCCAGCGTCGCTACGTCGAGAGCCTGTCATCGTACGCGCGCCAGTTCCTCGGCCAGATGGAGAAGCCAGACGTCGACTACATCGAAGGGCTCTCACCCGCCATCTCCATCGACCAGAAAGGAGCCTCGCGCAACCCTCGCTCCACGGTGGGAACGGTGACCGAGATCTACGACTACCTTCGCCTGCTCTTCGCACGCGTGGGCACCGCACACTGCCCGGACTGCAACCTGCCCATCGCCGCGCAGACCACCGACCAGATCGTCGACCAGGTGCTGGCCCTCGAGAGCGGCACCCGCTTCCTCGTGCTGGCGCCCATGGTGCGCGGACGCAAGGGCGAGTACCAGAAGCTGTTCGACGAGGTGCGCCAGAAGGGGTTCCCTCGGGTGCGGGTCGACGGCGTGATGTACGATCTCACCGAATCGATCCCCCTCGACAAGAACAAGAAGCACACCATCGAGGCCGTGATCGACCGCATGGTACTGCGCGAGGGGGTGCGCACGCGCCTGGCCGAGTCGCTCGAGACCGCCCTCGACCTGGGGGGCGGCAGCGTGATCGTGGCCGTGGTCGACAGCCAGGGCGAGATGCAGCGCGAGCTGCTGTTCAGCCAGAAGATGGCCTGCGCGGCGTGCGGGCAGTCGTATGACGAGATCGCGCCGCGCTCGTTCTCGTTCAACTCTCCCTACGGAGCCTGCCCGGACTGCACCGGCATCGGCCATCGCCTCGAGGTCGACCCGTCCCTGGTTGTGCCCGATCCGTCGAAATCGCTCGACGAGGGGGCCATCGTGCCCTTCGGCAAGCCCGTTCGCGCCTACCGCCACGCCCCTGCCGAGTCGTGGTTCTGGGGACGGCTGTGGGAGGCGTCTGCGCGGGTGAAGCTCGACTTCGAGAAGCCCTTCAAGAAGCTCTCGAAAGAGCTGCAAGACCTGGTGCTGCGCGGCGCCGCGTCACACCCCCGCTTCGCCGGCGTGCACTTCGAGGGGGCGATTCCCAACCTGGCGCGGCGCCACAAGGAGAGCGAGTCAGAGTACATCAAGGCCGAGATCGAGAAGTACATGCGCGAAGCGAGGTGCGCGCGCTGCAACGGGGCGCGGCTGCGCTCGCTGCCCCTGGCGGTGCGCGTGAACGGCACCAACATCGCCGAGGTGACGAGCATGAGCGTCAAGCGCGCCCTCGCCTTCGCGGAGCAGCTCACCGAGACGTTCACCGAGCGGGAGATGCGCATCGCCCACCAGGTGCTCAAGGAGATCCGCGCGCGCCTGGGCTTCCTGGTGAACGTGGGGCTCGCCTACCTCACCCTTGATCGCACAGCGGCAACCTTGAGCGGAGGCGAAGCGCAGCGCATCCGCCTGGCCACGCAGATCGGCTCGCATCTCGTCGGGGTGCTGTACATCCTCGACGAGCCCAGCATCGGCCTGCACCAGCGCGACAACCGCAAGCTGCTCGACACCCTCGAGGCGCTGCGCAACCTGGGCAACACCCTCGTCGTGGTGGAGCACGATGAAGACACCATCCGCGCGGCCGACCATGTGGTCGACATCGGCCCCGGCGCAGGGCGCCACGGCGGCGAGGTGGTGGCGCAGGGCACGCCGGACGAGGTCGCCGCACACCCCACCTCCATCACGGGTCAGTACCTGAGCGGGCGGCTGCGCGTCGAGGTTCCGAAGAAGCGGCGCCAGCCCAAGGGCGGATGGCTCGAGATCATCGGGGCGCGCCAGAACAACCTCAAGAACATCGACGTGCGCGTTCCCCTCGGCGTGATGACGGTGGTCACGGGCGTGAGCGGCAGCGGCAAGTCGACCCTGGTCAACGAGATCCTGCACAAGGCCCTCGCCCAGGTGTTCCACGGCGCGTTCGAACGGCCCGGCGCGCACGACGCGGTGCGTGGCATCGAGCATCTCGACAAGGTCATCATCATCGACCAGTCGCCCATCGGGCGCACGCCGCGCTCGAACCCCGCGACCTACACCGGCGTGTTCGACCCCATCCGCCAGGTGTTTGCCGCCACGCCAGAGGCGCGCGTGCGCGGGTACGAGGCCGGACGCTTCTCGTTCAACGTGCGCGGCGGGCGCTGCGAGGCCTGCCAGGGCCAGGGCATCCTGCAGATCGAGATGCACTTCCTTCCGGATGTGTACGTCCCGTGCGAGGTGTGCAAGGGCAAGCGATATGCACGCGAGACCCTCGAGGTGCACTTCAAGGGCAAGACCATCGCCGACGTTCTCGAGATGACCGTCGACGAGGCGGTCGAGCTGTTCGCCAACCAGCCGCGCATCCGCGGCAAGCTCGAGACGCTGCGAGACGTGGGCCTGGGCTACGTGCACCTGGGGCAGCCGGCCACCACCCTGAGCGGTGGCGAGGCGCAGCGGGTGAAGCTGGCCACCGAGCTCTCGCGACGCGCGACCGGCAAGACCCTCTACCTGCTCGACGAGCCCACGACCGGACTTCACTTCCACGACGTGGCGCGGCTCCTCGAGGTGCTGCAGCGCCTCGTCGACGCCGGCAACAGCGTGCTGATCATCGAGCACAACCTCGACATCATCAAGGCCTGTGACCACATCATCGACCTCGGTCCCGAAGGGGGCGACGGCGGAGGCACCGTCGTCGCCACGGGAACGCCAGAAGCGGTGGCGGCAACCCCGGCATCGCACACGGGGCGGTACCTCGAGCCCCTGCTGCGCCAGGCGCCCGCCAGCGCGCCCGAGACGCCGACCACGAGACGAGGCGGTCGCAGGAAGCGTGAGACCGCGCTGGCGTGA